The following coding sequences are from one Paenibacillus tundrae window:
- a CDS encoding ABC transporter ATP-binding protein — MAEQQYDSVLSVQHLKKKIGRKWIIKDVTFDVKPGEIFGFLGPNGAGKTTTIRMLVDLIKPTEGNIKVCGYDVNRDPERALKYVGSIVENPEVYTYLTGWENLEHFARMQPGVDYERIQEVVDIVRLDQRIHDKVRTYSLGMRQRLGIAQALLGRPRLLILDEPTNGLDPKGIKELRIFIKQLASEGMAVFVSSHLLSEIQLLCDRVAIISAGRVLTVGGVHELIEDHSKLAIWHLTPLEQGKQMLLNAGITLVDRPGDVMDDTLVAGLGSNAVVAEMPEEQIPDLVQQMVQAGIQVEGVQRIQPTLEQLFLKMTEGESIE; from the coding sequence TCAGTATTATCCGTACAACATCTGAAGAAAAAGATTGGACGTAAGTGGATTATTAAGGACGTTACGTTTGACGTTAAACCAGGTGAGATTTTTGGATTTCTGGGACCCAATGGAGCCGGCAAAACAACGACAATTCGTATGCTTGTGGATCTGATCAAACCAACCGAAGGCAACATTAAAGTCTGTGGTTATGACGTGAACCGAGATCCAGAGAGAGCACTGAAGTACGTTGGCTCCATCGTTGAGAATCCGGAGGTATATACATATTTGACCGGGTGGGAGAACCTGGAGCATTTCGCTCGTATGCAACCTGGCGTGGATTATGAGCGTATTCAGGAAGTTGTTGATATTGTCCGTCTCGATCAGCGTATTCACGACAAAGTTAGAACGTATTCTCTAGGGATGCGTCAGCGCCTCGGAATTGCTCAAGCACTGCTTGGACGTCCGCGACTGCTCATTTTGGATGAACCGACAAATGGACTTGACCCTAAGGGGATCAAGGAATTACGTATCTTCATCAAGCAGCTTGCTAGTGAAGGGATGGCTGTCTTTGTCAGCAGTCACTTGTTAAGTGAAATACAGCTTCTCTGTGACCGTGTAGCCATAATAAGTGCTGGACGTGTACTGACGGTTGGGGGCGTTCATGAATTGATTGAAGACCATTCGAAGTTAGCGATATGGCATCTTACACCCCTGGAACAAGGCAAACAAATGCTGTTGAATGCAGGGATTACGTTGGTCGATCGACCTGGCGATGTGATGGATGACACTCTTGTTGCAGGGCTTGGTTCCAACGCTGTTGTTGCCGAAATGCCTGAAGAGCAGATCCCTGATCTGGTGCAGCAAATGGTTCAAGCTGGGATTCAAGTGGAAGGTGTGCAGCGTATCCAGCCAACACTGGAACAACTATTCTTAAAAATGACAGAAGGTGAATCCATTGAGTAA